From the Lactuca sativa cultivar Salinas chromosome 9, Lsat_Salinas_v11, whole genome shotgun sequence genome, the window GACACAAATGCCCTATGAACTTTCTAGGGTTTACCCTTTCAGTCCCTAAAGTTTTTGTCGGACTTTATGAGTCCCTAAACTAGGATATGACCTGCTCTTTTAGTCCCTGTCAACCTGTAATAGCCGGTTCAGTGACCTTTTAGACCAAAAAAACTCACATTGTGCCCttataaagccaaaaaaataAGTTCGGAGATCAATACGAATTGAGTGTGAATCGGCATTAAAAGAAAAAAGAGATTTTTTTTGTACGAATTGACCCCCGAACTTATTTTTTTGGCTTTATAGGGGCACAATGTGAGTTTTTTTTGTCTAACAGGTCACTGAACCGGCTACTACAGGTTGACAGGGACTAAAAGAGCATGTCATATCCTAGTTTAAGGACCACCCGACAAAAACTTTAGGGACTCAACGGGTAAACCCTAGAAAGTTCGTAGGGCATttgtgtcattttccctaaaatatAATAGTTCACTACAAGAGATTAAAAATGGTGAAAGTACATTATTACATTGTAACTTTCTATATTTTGTTCGGATATAATAACTACAagatatatataaacaaaaaaagcATACCAAATCAACATTGGGTATATCAAGTCCACGAGAAGCAACATCTGTAGCAACAAGCACTGTAAACTTTCCTTGTCTGAATCCATTCAGTGTTCTTTCCCTTTGATGTTGAGATATGTCACCATGTAATGCCTCTGAAACAATACTACTAGTCAACCCTAATGACACCTCATCTGCATCCCTTTTTGTTTGAGTGAAAATAATCGTCTTCCCACCCTTTGCATATACCTAAATCCATATCTCAACTTTATAAATATAAGATTTTtcattaatcaaaataataattaaaaaaaaaaaaaattcaatggtCATACAGTGACAAGATCACCAAGCATTGACCGTTTTGAAGTTGAGGTAGATTGTATAGCATAGAGCTTGATGCCTTCTGCTAGCTTCTCATCTTGATCACCAACCTTTTTAATAAGCATCATGACATAGTTTAAGACAAATAAGAAGAAAATATTATGTAAATTGGAATGTTaacatgtcaaaaaaaaaaaaaaaactgaccaAATCAATAGTCAAGGGGGACTTCAAATATTTCCTAGAGAGTTTTTGAACCCAACCAGGCATAGTTGCTGAAAAAAGCATGCTTTGTCTTTGTGAAGGAAGTTTTTGTAAAATAACTTCAACATCTTCCTCAAAACCAACCGCAAGCATTTGATCAGCTTCATCAAGAACCAAAAACTGAACTTCCCCTAATTTCAAAATATTACTATTCACCAGGTCAATGAGTCGACCGGGTGTCCCAACCACTATATCAACCCCACGACTCAGTTGGTTTTTTTGTAATGTGTAAGACACACCACCATACACACACACTGTTTGTAAATAAGGTGCAGATTCTTTGATTTCGTTTTCTACTTGCTTTGCTAATTCTCTTGTAGGTGCTAGAACTAAAACTCTTGGCATTCGTCCCACAATcctttagataaaaaaaaaagaatgaaaaaaattgttagaTCCTATAAATTATTGGGATAAATAAATACAAAGTGTATATTGAAAATTGAATTGTTTTGTATTTGaagtgaaaatatgtttttatgtaaaagaacattttatttattatttttttgcatATGTACCTATTTCGGTTTTGTTCATCCTCTTCGGTGAGTTTTTTGATAATAGGAATTGCAAAGGCTAAAGTCTTCCCTGTTCCTGTTTTTGCACGACCAATAATATCTCTCCCTTCTAATGCAGGAACCAAAACGGCTctctaaaaatccaaaaattaatatCACAATTAAATTTCGACAAAAACAACCTTAAAACAATTGTAATCGCAAAATACTAAGATTTTTGGATACACGTTTTGAAATTGAAAGGTGTAATAGCAATAGAAGCATTTAAGAAGTGCATAAATAAAAGGGAAGAAATGGTGAAATTACTTGAATTGGGAAAAGCTTAGTAATTCCTCTCTTAACAAGAGTTTCAACCAGTCTTTGAGGCAACCCCAGTCTACGAACTGAAagttcatcatcatcgtcatcattacCATCATCAATGGAGGCTTCAAATTCAGACTCATCGTCATACTCTGTATCACCATCGTCTTCCAAAGAAGAACCTTCCTCGAACACACCAAGACCCTTAAACGCCTCCTCACTAAGAACTGAATTCCGCGCCGCAATTGCCGACGTCACGAAAGTAGAACCACCTCCGCCGACGCCGACGCTGTTATGTCTGAGTCTGGATAGGGATGTGAAGTGGATTTTATCGGAAGACAACGGAAAAGCTAAAGGGGATGAGGGTGTAGTGGTTTTCTTCGAGATATGCTCTAGTGAAGAAGGCGTTTTCGGGAAAATGGAGGAGACGCCTATGATGGAGGAAGAACACGACATGACGGTGGTGCTGGTGGCGGGATTTCGGAAAAGGATAGGAAGATAAGGGTGAGAGGTTTATGGATGTATGGTAGTGCAGACCTCTACCTCTTGCCTGTGACTAAACCCACGAATTTATAGTACCCAATTTTTGTTTGTTTCTCTTGTGATTTTACTGGATATTTAGCCAAGAGTATACTATATAGAATTATGATTTTGTAAATTATTTCGTTTAATGTAGTTTCTGTTAATGTAAATTAAACATTTGGTTAATTATGTGTTGGAACTTTGTTTTATGCATTCTGACCTACACTCACAAAATTCCATCTCAAATTCAAGATCTAAGTTTGGGATTACTTTTAAACCTTAAATTCCTTTTTGTAAAACCACTTTTGTAAAAAGACTTTTTacaaaaatagtttttaaaatgtgtttggtttaattttaagcaacaaaaattaaaagttgtttttaaaaagtgtttgactTAACTATGTAAAATGACTAAAAAAGACATTCTTACATATTTTCAATGatttactattttacactattTTATACATAACAATTTTTTACGCCCAATTTATAAttttgtaattttctagattagaccatgataatatttaaattaggTTCATACAAAAGCAAAATACAAATTGTAAATAATTCATAAAGAAGATCATAAATTAAGTTCATACAAAAGCAAAATACAAATTGTAAATAATTCATAAAGAATATCACAGACAGTGCCATATTACATTCATCTCCGCAATATGATTATATCTTCTGCAATAATATCTCGTATCACTGTCATATACGAATCGTCATCACTCATGCGACGTGTACTCGGACCTCCTTTGTAAACTTCACTACTACTACCATCTCGTGTGGGAGTGTAGGATTCTTCTTATGCCCTATTGAATGCTTCCTCAAACCTACCAAACTTTctaatatatgtttgtatgcttcccaagaaaatccaatattttctaacatgtatgTTTGTTACTGTGTTTTGTAGTAGTGTATAATTTACTAGTTCATGTGTCTGGTTACCACCAGCTGTATTGTATATCGTTGTTTTGAATGAAATAccctttgtatgaaaaccctggctattACTAGCAATGTATAGAATATTCTATTTGAAAACCCTGGtcaccaccagtatgtatagtagtttcattacttaaaataaaaccataattTGTATCACCTGAAATCCTCCAGTGTAATGTAAagtagttctattaattaaaataaaactaatgaataatgaaatcccgtaaacaatGGTTAGTTTATACTgctgtgagtcgtataaccatgtttgatatgacctagtgacccctacaacgttcttcaggcgttgaaagttatgacatttgtcacccccggcatgtctgcctaactgtagctagcagtttaggtgtgtgATAGTTAGTCCCGAATAGacctattcacaaatctcacgttCTCCcttaggagactctggttatactatgatgGGATTTAGCCAGCACCCCGAAGGGTACAATTGAAGTAATGTCTCAtaaccctgtattaactagtttacgtgtagttctGTATTATTCTCTTGTATTTGAATCCGCTTGTATACTTGTAGTGTAgcaataattatacttaaataattatttaatgttgTATTCTTGAAATCCGAAAGTAGTAATGTATATCCTAAACTAAGtatgtcatagtttatatgtttgttaatgTATAAGCTTTGAATTCGTAAAACTGTGTATTGAAAtctcaaactatacctattatagtttgcatgtatgttatgtACTTGGTTCGTGTATtgatctgaaaactatgcaatatTGATTGTAAgtagaaaacgtcccttatgctcaacatgttacaaaagggataaaatatctaaatattttataaaatgtggaaatcgtttggttgtatcaattgcataagttttaaacatgttgaaattcttttgtatgagttcacaaaatcatttgtgtttggcttgtattccccctgaaaacattaataGTAAAAGCATAAGGATTTGAACTCACTGTTAGTTACGTGAAAGTGTCGGACTGTGAAACTGAATGAGGACCTTCAAGTTGTTGCACGCGGAATTAACAAaatcctaataataattaaacacatatacgcCTAATATTAGCGAAACCATTAATTATAGTGTTGGAAAACACTTGCTTTTAGtttaggaatgttaccgagactcaATTGAATCGGAAAAAGTGGGTTTTCAGCCAAGTTCACGACGTGGGAAGGTTTGCGGTCGTGAGCTGTTCTCGGGCGTGAACTGTTCTCGGTCGTGAACAACCCTTTGAatggtttatggccgtgaacggTTGTTCTTGAAGAAATTATGAAggtttgaagggttcacggcaGTAAACTGATTTCGgcctttgaagatttgaagggtttGCGGCTGTGAACTCAAGAACAACAATACTGGATTTGATGAAAAACGCATTTTAGAGGTTCCACTACAACACCTAAAGGtgatttttgatgattttcggaAGAAAATGGGGGTATTTTTGTGTTTGCGgttgagaggttagagagagaatggGTGAGTATTCGGCTAGAAAAATATAAATAAGTGTTAGGAGCACATATGTATAGACTGAGTTCATGGTTAGTGATGGGGTCCACCAACCATgaacgggtttacggccgtgaacaccaatcAGGCCGGATTGATTATTGAAGAAACTCGGGTTTTCGCGCGATTTTGTTTCCGActcttatataaaatttaattatataacttaaatgattttccaaaccatAAGAATTTGAAAGAACTAAATagaaattcaaattttaattaaCGGAAACGGCTAACGTTAACagaaaaaggttcgggttgtcacagaaaaccacatgtattctcagggaaccggtagacaggtacacccgcaggttttgagaagatggagcttttaGAATCGcgtcttttatacttttgttatacattttgttttcatacaaattatgtatcgaacagatgtaaatactttatttattcaatgtaatggttgtgtttactttgattactatgatgcaattattgtgatactgtacatgacgtcctccgcccccgaacatttccaccgtctcggtttggggtgtgacaattatggTTGGTTTAATGGAAGTACAATGGATTATTACTTCGTTGATTATCGATTCCTAAGATGACCAGATTAATATTCACtaacctaatcctttagcaaataaGTTCATTGATACGACGATTAAGCAAATaaactaacaaatttactagtgtttAGTTCGAGTTAAGTTAGAGGTCGTTTGATAGTTACTAACCGGGTTAGAAGTTGACTGGGTTAAAAGTTCTGACCGAGTTAACTTCTGACTGAAACTTTCTTTTGATTTTGCATCTGATTGACTGtataaaatgactatattaccctcaAAGTAGATAATTTAATAACACATCATTAGTTGCAAGAATAAATTCCAAAGAATAAGGTTCTAAAAGTAGATAATTAAATAACCAAAaacaatttacttttattttcttGTCAAACAAAACATAAGGTGTACGATTAACAATCGGATACTAGATTCATAAGAGATTAATATCTCTCAAACGCCAAATTTAACCCTAATCAGTTGAGAAAATGCAAAACTTTGGTATAAATCTAGACAAAACCTTTATACACACATTTACACATTTGATCTACATTTGACAATTTAATCCATAACACATATCCTAATGACCAAAGCTAATCCAATAACATATAACCTTTATTCACGCATTACCAAAAACTAATTCAATAACACATAAAAAACTCTACCACCAATCCTTAAATGCAAGTGTGTTGAGCCCAAAATGCTATGTTGCAGCAATCAAAACAGACACGAACTCCACCCCCATTACATGAAGCCCTATTTGAGAAATCAAGAAATTAACAAAACTACACCACCAATCATTAAACACAAATCATTAGAGATAACAGTCATATAACTAGAATAGTTCCATTGATCACTAACAAGGGAAAatcgaaaaagaaaaaaaatcagctTACATGCGCTGCTCAGGAGGTCGTCGCCGGTAGAGGCCCCTGAGGTGTTGTTAGTGAtttattaatgtctaagtccataactattttggtatgtacttgacccgatggtgcatggtccttttgggttgccttcaccaaagcaacttgataggatgaattatggagataaatgattaattatgatttattaatatattgtgagaataatatattaaaggagaaatcatgttgtttaattaatattactcaagaattaataagaattaagtttgtggctaaaagacattaattaaacttaagggactagaactgtcaattgtgtgatagttgaatattaggctaagggactccataaaggatggagtggacgaattctatggggaaacccattagaaatcgtccaaggcctctaaggagggagtccatgggttacttagggcctaagcatccaaattagggtttccttgttagataaccctaatagcctcactatttaaaggacccttaagccccaaaaacatggtgaacttgttctctagggtttccacacgttttgggcagcctcctctctccttattcttcatcaaagcatcaatacaatagaaaccaatcaaggctttgataccactgatgggttttggccataagaacatcctatgtgctcatacaaaccctaatgcttggatctaggtttctctattgtacatgcaattcatccaagactttaaaccctagatctaacatatgataaccaatattaacataatattgggttcaagatattaccttgattgttatgtagcaataacaatcacaaatcctctgtgtaatgactttagaaagcttatagtcacaaatgtcactcctcttgctcttggtgtttgtgaaccattagaggagtggcatttgtgactctaagctttctaaagtcattacaaggaggatttgtgattgttattgctacataacaatcaaggtaatatcttgaacccaatattatgttaatattgattatcatatgttagatctagggtttaaagtcttgaatgaattgcatgtacaataaagaaacctagatccaagcattagggtttgtatgagcacatatgatgttcttatggccaaaacccatcagttagtgGTGTGCTATGTGGGAGGAAGGGCTGTAGAAGGAAGGGTTGTAGAAGGAATCGACCATTCTATTGATTTcaggggaagaagaagaagaagaagaagaagaagaagaaatcgaTTTACCTGTTGCGCTGCTTGGAGGTTTCCGCTGGTAGAGGCTGATGAGGCGTCATCGGTGTTGTGCTCTATTGAAGAAAGCGACGATGCAAGGAATGAGAAGTGGATTGTTCCCGGTCCATCAATAGAAAACGGGGGACCGAatctgatgaaaaccttggacTGAGTCCACATTTTGGACCGAGTCTTTAACTTTCAAATCCTTATCAAACATGCCAATTGGATTTTGTTGGACCCAATCCCTCTTTGGACCCGGTTAGAACCTATATCAAATGACCCCTTAGACTTATAATGATTGAACTATTTGGTTTAAATGAATCGGTTCAATATATGTTTGGTCCTCATATATTTATTCCTACATTTACTTACCCATTTTTCTATTTAACCCTATGTTTTGGTCAAAACTCTAGTCCTACGATTTTGTAATTCACAGGATTATAAGATTCAAGTTAATCAAGAATGATTGGTCAAACAAACTCAATTAAACTTAGTAATAAACAAAAAAGTAGTtatttgtaacgcccgtgtttctgggctaagcactaaatataatataatagctagcttaacctttgtaactcatttttaagtaataaagagtaattatgtgaattatgtgtttatttgcttaattattataacttaaatgaattaagaataaaaaaatgaGCGTCgaaaatgaaatattagataagcccgaTAATGATACAAGAAGACGTAGTAGTCatgacgaggtttccgaatatataaagaatgcaaaaatccgagttataacgaataagttatgacctgtcgaagtttcgcgacagaaccggtacggcACAGcgcaacgtaaatagtgaatttacgatagagcgatatttagccttagtaatctaaacgaaagttgtagaatacgttcaaccgagagcatacataaaaagaacgtctaaatctgacttcgtatgaggaagttatgatttttctaagtttcagcttagcagtatgcagcccgaagttcggatttgagatcgagtgatttctagccgaaacaatctaatcgagaatcgaatatctcgtcgatagtagtgcaacggtaaaaagacagacgaaaaaggacgtcagatgaagaagttatgaatttctaacagagttttcctgtcccggcctactaaaaataatataataaaaataaagtcaaaattagccgacagagtctaaatgaaagttgtagagcataatctcacctacgcgtggatataaagaacatcgaaaacggagatcgtatgcaaaatttatgaatttatgaagttcgagGCACGCATACCAAagagggaacgccccgcgttcaatTGGGAAACGCTCCGCGTTTAATACTTGGCTCCGAAGAGGCCACGTCAATGATGACTCAGTGAATAAGGGATAGGATTGGAACCCCGCTCCTACGCACTGCATTCGAAGGGAACGCCTTGCGTTTGCGGCAGACTTCACCATATAAATAGATCACAAAGGGTAGCCGTTTGCGGTTGCCAAACCTCTTCTCTCTCACCCTTATTTCATCGATCTACGCACAAATTATacccccgaagcctcggtatcatcctgagacccgacagtcctgaagccccgaagttcccaagccgaagctctgctcgcgagaagcccggtttttttgAAGATCTCCCAATTTCACTAAAGAAATACTACTTTTAGAGCCGTAGTGCTACCCGATCATCTtcttaacaagtgagtgtgtggtcactttcaccttacacatagatatgaagtattttatataaaatacgtgctatgtgtaattatattgtttttttatttgagatgagtgttgaatggatgttttatacatgttttaaaatgatttaaacggtatatgtatttttatctacaaatatgttgggtataacatgggtagatgaaatagttggtgtgtgttaaaatgatgagaggtctcgatgcTGTTGAtgtttcagtcatctagcggagtatggatgacgaccacagacttttatAGACAGTCCACTAGAAcgttagcaggctcgcaacctgtaggtgtttgtgaacttaGTGTTTAGtggtatactccatcccccacatggttgtcttatttgacataaattgctgaggaatcccctaaagCAGTGTTGTTATCCTGATaaaaatccttagactaggtcccttgtgataggtgtttagggacgtaaagtgaggataacgggaatgggtaatcagggttattgttggttgataaaattaataaatttattttggaTTGATAAATTTATTGTTAggtgatgaaattaataaatttatttctgGTTGATGAaaatttaataaatttattatttgtgggttgaaaaccctatatgctcaccatgctcccaagcctgacccattcagttttttgtattacaggtagtggactccGAGCGTAGTTTGGAGGTTGAAGAGGGATTTTTGAATTATAAGTCAGTAGTTGTAAATATTTGTTGTAAGGATTACAATTTACCGTTTATGCTTTCGTTCTGTtttagaacatgacatcccaaggtttttaatatataatgaaaatatttatttctttaagaaatgtttggttaaatttttattatattctgttttgggaataaattccgcaacatcttttggaaaattactctgattttattttaaaagcataaactaaatcggtcttttctggccgataaaattggggatgtcacagttggtatcagagcattagtttaagcgaactaggaatttgtaggatttctagacttaaacttagaatgctaagtgatgattgtgagatgagtgtctaccctattttagacacgagcactaatgtattttaggaaagatgcctaaaatgcttttatgtgctaaatgttatatgttttccatatatgcattatttgttcggatctatggtctgttgtcgaccggatctggaaaacttatgtgtttaggattctaagcgtgcaactacgatattagaactagcatataattttTCAGAGTAATTAAGATCTAAATTCACCATATTTGGTATATAGATAATAATGGCGAAAACCCGGAGTGGAGCcggaaatgcaaacagaaatcAACAACCTTAACCCCAAGAAAAAGAGCA encodes:
- the LOC111911786 gene encoding DEAD-box ATP-dependent RNA helicase 3, chloroplastic, translated to MSCSSSIIGVSSIFPKTPSSLEHISKKTTTPSSPLAFPLSSDKIHFTSLSRLRHNSVGVGGGGSTFVTSAIAARNSVLSEEAFKGLGVFEEGSSLEDDGDTEYDDESEFEASIDDGNDDDDDELSVRRLGLPQRLVETLVKRGITKLFPIQRAVLVPALEGRDIIGRAKTGTGKTLAFAIPIIKKLTEEDEQNRNRIVGRMPRVLVLAPTRELAKQVENEIKESAPYLQTVCVYGGVSYTLQKNQLSRGVDIVVGTPGRLIDLVNSNILKLGEVQFLVLDEADQMLAVGFEEDVEVILQKLPSQRQSMLFSATMPGWVQKLSRKYLKSPLTIDLVGDQDEKLAEGIKLYAIQSTSTSKRSMLGDLVTVYAKGGKTIIFTQTKRDADEVSLGLTSSIVSEALHGDISQHQRERTLNGFRQGKFTVLVATDVASRGLDIPNVDLVIHYELPNDPETFVHRSGRTGRAGKEGKAILMYTNNQRRTVRSLEQDVGCKFEYISPPAVEDLLDSSVKQVIATLSCVHNDSIEFFTPTAQKLIDEKGTRALAAALAHMSGFSQPPSSRSLITHEKGWMTLQMTRDSESSLQGYMSARTVTGFLSSVYATAAGALGKIHVIADKKVQGAVFDLPEEIAKNLLTKEMPPGTTITKINKLPALEDNGPASDFYGRFSNRERSSRGGGGSRREGSGGSRGWGNNSRFSSGGGGDNFRQGGRSGGRGGGGGGSWSSGGGSRTGGGSRTTTGGSDWLIGDRRSSSSSSRSPSFGNRDRNLAGPCFHCGRSGHRASECPKKQDY